The Setaria italica strain Yugu1 chromosome IX, Setaria_italica_v2.0, whole genome shotgun sequence genome has a window encoding:
- the LOC101782289 gene encoding protein TORNADO 2 produces MALNHMGVAAINLVAALLSIPVIAAGIWLSTQADNACVQILQWPVVALGVAVLAVGLAGFVGAFWRLPWLLLAYLVAMLALVLALAGLAVFVFAVTAGSSGRPVPGRAFLEYDLDDYSGWLRRRLDAPGRWDRIKACLAATPTCSDLNQTSSYDTPQGFFTAAWLSPLQSGCCKPPTRCGYTFVTPTYWISPISAAADPDCAAWSNEQAKFCYSCASCKAGLLQNLRREWRRADIILAVDAAALLAVYAMGCYAFRTAKTDELFRRYRQGYT; encoded by the coding sequence ATGGCTCTCAACCACATGGGCGTCGCCGCCATCAACCTCGTTGCCGCGCTGCTCTCCATCCCCGTCATCGCCGCCGGCATCTGGCTCTCGACGCAGGCCGACAACGCCTGCGTCCAGATCCTCCAGTGGCCCGTCGTCGCCCTCGgcgtcgccgtcctcgccgtcggccTCGCGGGCTTCGTGGGGGCCTTCTGGCGCCTCCCCTGGCTCCTCCTCGCCTACCTCGTCGCCATGCTCGCCCTCGTCCTCGcgctcgccggcctcgccgtcTTCGTCTTCGCGGTCACCGCCGGCTCCTCAGGCCGCCCGGTCCCCGGCCGGGCCTTCCTCGAGTACGACCTCGACGACTACTCGGGCTGGCTGCGACGCCGCCTGGACGCGCCAGGCCGCTGGGACCGGATCAAGGCCTGCCTGGCCGCCACGCCCACCTGCTCCGACCTCAACCAGACCTCCTCCTACGACACGCCGCAGGGCTTCTTCACGGCCGCCTGGCTCAGCCCTCTGCAGTCGGGCTGCTGCAAGCCCCCCACCAGGtgcggctacaccttcgtcacCCCGACCTACTGGATCAGCCCcatcagcgccgccgccgaccccgacTGCGCCGCCTGGAGCAACGAGCAGGCCAAGTTCTGCTACTCCTGCGCCTCCTGCAAGGCCGGCCTGCTCCAGAACCTGCGCAGGGAGTGGCGCCGCGCCGACATCATCCTCGCCGTCGACGCTgccgcgctcctcgccgtctACGCCATGGGCTGCTACGCCTTCCGCACCGCAAAGACCGACGAGCTCTTCCGCCGCTACAGGCAGGGATACACATAA
- the LOC101771095 gene encoding uncharacterized protein LOC101771095 isoform X1 produces the protein MPSRSPRRPAPLPSASSTRRRGAGEPPPGLFPTREDLLRLLAVLTIAAAAAAVCSRLNRRPEPFCDSLRAPDEYDYADDSCQPCPQNGRCVGGQLECVQGFKRYGASCVEDGLLSQTATKISELLHLRICDQHARALCGQPTKILVYFTTRFSSIYYCYMHISSLLHNPLFPQFQFHKHDVSDIIDELFSKNPAGLTEDGIQLVKARVLESAQGFFETTFTSNKAEAFKCPELVAERHMPLTCQIRQWISRNVIFVTTICILFAALLWILWIIYWRRALSNRAEQIYEQVCEILEDNAINAKTSYSNCEPWVVASWLRDHLLVPRERKNAFLWKKVEELILEDSRIDQYPKVIKGESKVVYEWQATGSLSGKIKKKVQGARVEAIKLADEMSACVGEVREQGLIT, from the exons ATGCCGTCGcgttcgccgcggcggccggccccccTCCCGAGCGCCAGCAGCACCAGGCGGAggggcgccggcgagcccccTCCCGGTCTCTTCCCCACCAGGGAGGAcctcctccgcctgctcgccgTCCTCACCAtagccgccgcagccgcagcggtCTGCAGCCGGCTCAACCGCCGCCCGGAGCCCTTCTGCGACTCCCTCCGAGCGCCCGATGAGTATGACTACGCCGACG ATTCGTGTCAACCTTGCCCCCAGAACGGCCGGTGTGTGGGCGGTCAGCTGGAGTGCGTCCAGGGATTCAAGAGATACGGCGCATCGTGCGTAGAGGATGGActcctcagccaaacagctacCAAGATT TCAGAGTTGCTGCACCTGAGGATCTGCGATCAGCATGCTCGTGCTTTGTGCGGCCAGCCCACCAAAATCTTGGTCTATTTCACAACGCGATTCTCTTCAATTTACTACTGCTACATGCATATTTCTTCTCTGCTACATAACCCTTTATTTCCTCAATTCCAGTTTCACAAGCATGACGTCTCAGATATAATTGATGAGCTCTTCTCAAAGAATCCTGCTGGCTTAACCGAGGATGGCATTCAACTTGTGAAAGCTAGGGTGCTGGAGAGTGCTCAGGGATTTTTCGAGACAACATTTACTTCCAACAA aGCTGAAGCATTTAAATGCCCTGAGCTGGTCGCTGAGCGTCATATGCCCCTGACTTGTCAAATTCGTCAATGGATCTCTAGAAATGTGATCTTTGTGACAACCATTTGTATCCTG TTTGCAGCACTGCTCTGGATACTGTGGATCATTTACTGGAGACGTGCATTATCTAATAGAGCTGAGCAAATATATGAGCAG GTGTGTGAAATCCTTGAAGATAATGCCATAAATGCGAAGACTTCCTACTCCAATTGTGAACCTTGGGTGGTTGCCTCTTGGCTGAGAGATCATCTGCTGGTTCCTCGAGAGAGAAAGAATGCTTTCTTGTGGAAGAAG GTTGAAGAACTGATACTAGAAGATTCTCGCATCGATCAATATCCAAAGGTGATTAAGGGGGAGTCAAAAGTTGTTTATGAGTGGCAAG CTACTGGATCACTTAGtggaaagattaaaaagaagGTGCAAGGCGCAAGAGTGGAAGCCATAAAACTTGCGGACGAAATGAGTGCCTGCGTGGGTGAGGTGAGGGAGCAGGGCCTAATTACCTAG
- the LOC101771095 gene encoding uncharacterized protein LOC101771095 isoform X2, whose protein sequence is MPSRSPRRPAPLPSASSTRRRGAGEPPPGLFPTREDLLRLLAVLTIAAAAAAVCSRLNRRPEPFCDSLRAPDEYDYADDSCQPCPQNGRCVGGQLECVQGFKRYGASCVEDGLLSQTATKISELLHLRICDQHARALCGQPTKILVYFTTRFSSIYYCYMHISSLLHNPLFPQFQFHKHDVSDIIDELFSKNPAGLTEDGIQLVKARVLESAQGFFETTFTSNKAEAFKCPELVAERHMPLTCQIRQWISRNVIFVTTICILFAALLWILWIIYWRRALSNRAEQIYEQVCEILEDNAINAKTSYSNCEPWVVASWLRDHLLVPRERKNAFLWKKVEELILEDSRIDQYPKLLDHLVERLKRRCKAQEWKP, encoded by the exons ATGCCGTCGcgttcgccgcggcggccggccccccTCCCGAGCGCCAGCAGCACCAGGCGGAggggcgccggcgagcccccTCCCGGTCTCTTCCCCACCAGGGAGGAcctcctccgcctgctcgccgTCCTCACCAtagccgccgcagccgcagcggtCTGCAGCCGGCTCAACCGCCGCCCGGAGCCCTTCTGCGACTCCCTCCGAGCGCCCGATGAGTATGACTACGCCGACG ATTCGTGTCAACCTTGCCCCCAGAACGGCCGGTGTGTGGGCGGTCAGCTGGAGTGCGTCCAGGGATTCAAGAGATACGGCGCATCGTGCGTAGAGGATGGActcctcagccaaacagctacCAAGATT TCAGAGTTGCTGCACCTGAGGATCTGCGATCAGCATGCTCGTGCTTTGTGCGGCCAGCCCACCAAAATCTTGGTCTATTTCACAACGCGATTCTCTTCAATTTACTACTGCTACATGCATATTTCTTCTCTGCTACATAACCCTTTATTTCCTCAATTCCAGTTTCACAAGCATGACGTCTCAGATATAATTGATGAGCTCTTCTCAAAGAATCCTGCTGGCTTAACCGAGGATGGCATTCAACTTGTGAAAGCTAGGGTGCTGGAGAGTGCTCAGGGATTTTTCGAGACAACATTTACTTCCAACAA aGCTGAAGCATTTAAATGCCCTGAGCTGGTCGCTGAGCGTCATATGCCCCTGACTTGTCAAATTCGTCAATGGATCTCTAGAAATGTGATCTTTGTGACAACCATTTGTATCCTG TTTGCAGCACTGCTCTGGATACTGTGGATCATTTACTGGAGACGTGCATTATCTAATAGAGCTGAGCAAATATATGAGCAG GTGTGTGAAATCCTTGAAGATAATGCCATAAATGCGAAGACTTCCTACTCCAATTGTGAACCTTGGGTGGTTGCCTCTTGGCTGAGAGATCATCTGCTGGTTCCTCGAGAGAGAAAGAATGCTTTCTTGTGGAAGAAG GTTGAAGAACTGATACTAGAAGATTCTCGCATCGATCAATATCCAAAG CTACTGGATCACTTAGtggaaagattaaaaagaagGTGCAAGGCGCAAGAGTGGAAGCCATAA